In Candidatus Defluviibacterium haderslevense, the following are encoded in one genomic region:
- a CDS encoding NAD(P)H-dependent oxidoreductase has translation MSAKKNIFAIIGSASANSTNLKLVEKIEILSGDTFNLTIFNDLKLLPHFDPELSANNPPKQILEFRNKIEHADGIIICTPEYVFSIPSGLKNALEWCIATTIFEDKPCGLITASANGEKGYEELQLIMKTVMAKFNSETTLLIKGVKAKFDSESNLLNIKTSAELKNFISELDKLIKQ, from the coding sequence ATGAGTGCTAAGAAAAATATTTTTGCCATTATTGGAAGTGCGAGTGCTAATTCGACAAACCTAAAACTTGTTGAAAAAATTGAAATTTTAAGTGGTGATACATTTAATTTGACAATATTCAATGATTTAAAATTACTTCCTCATTTTGATCCCGAACTTTCCGCCAACAATCCTCCCAAACAAATACTAGAATTCAGAAACAAAATTGAACACGCTGATGGTATTATCATTTGCACCCCAGAATATGTATTTAGTATTCCGAGCGGCCTAAAAAATGCATTAGAATGGTGTATTGCAACTACCATATTTGAAGACAAACCATGTGGTCTGATTACCGCATCAGCTAATGGAGAAAAAGGATATGAAGAATTGCAACTCATTATGAAGACCGTAATGGCGAAATTCAATTCGGAAACGACTTTGCTAATTAAAGGTGTAAAAGCTAAGTTTGATTCCGAAAGCAATTTATTAAACATAAAAACATCAGCAGAACTTAAAAATTTTATTAGCGAATTAGACAAATTAATAAAACAATGA
- a CDS encoding GNAT family N-acetyltransferase — translation MVDLNIYKDEFSISTDKTKLDLDAIHEFLSTKAYWCKNIPKEKVQTSIENSLCFGVYDDNRQIGFARIITDYATVAYLGDVYILEVYRSQGLSKWLIETVMNYPQLQGLRRWILLTGDAHGLYHQFGWTDIADPSKWMELHNKNVYSI, via the coding sequence ATGGTAGACCTCAATATTTACAAAGATGAATTTAGTATATCAACGGACAAAACAAAACTAGATCTTGATGCCATTCACGAATTTTTATCCACCAAGGCTTACTGGTGTAAAAATATTCCAAAAGAAAAAGTACAAACTTCCATTGAAAATTCATTATGCTTTGGAGTTTATGATGATAACAGACAAATTGGGTTTGCGAGAATAATCACAGACTATGCAACCGTCGCCTATTTAGGTGATGTTTATATTTTAGAAGTATACAGGAGCCAAGGATTATCTAAGTGGTTAATAGAAACCGTTATGAACTATCCGCAACTACAAGGTCTAAGACGTTGGATACTACTCACAGGTGATGCACATGGGCTGTACCATCAATTCGGTTGGACAGACATCGCAGACCCTTCCAAATGGATGGAACTTCACAATAAAAACGTTTATTCAATATAA
- a CDS encoding DUF1330 domain-containing protein: protein MIYITQLIYIIEGQENVFEEFESVAIPIILKYNGRLLLRVRPTASNFIETHMDQPYEIHLIEFETQQDFDNFMKDEERKNILHLKEQSIKTSMLIKGTEV, encoded by the coding sequence ATGATATATATAACTCAACTCATCTACATTATTGAAGGCCAGGAAAATGTTTTTGAAGAATTTGAAAGCGTAGCCATTCCGATTATCTTAAAATATAACGGGAGGCTTCTATTGAGAGTTAGACCTACAGCAAGCAACTTCATAGAAACTCATATGGATCAGCCCTATGAAATTCATCTCATAGAATTTGAAACTCAACAAGACTTTGACAACTTTATGAAAGACGAGGAACGAAAAAATATTTTACATTTAAAGGAACAATCCATAAAGACATCAATGCTAATTAAAGGAACAGAAGTATGA
- a CDS encoding serine hydrolase, with protein sequence MKHIMFFIFIVVFLNAACLGQNGKSMGSIIKVDTSKISSKMDSYIKGYTDLDLFSGVVIIAYDGKPIYHKPFGLADRERNIRVTPNTKFLIGSMNKTFTQVVILQLVSEGRLRLSDKLVDHIAGFQQPDAMKITVEHLLNHRSGFGDYFGPEYFNLPYDKKNIQGIMELLKDRTLDFTPGAGEQYSNAGYILLGAIIEKVTGQSYSKNVNDRILRKLNLKDIYTEHIDAIPDKSIGYLKTINGVEDNMEFITEPRSDGGFWATASNILIFYRNFFYGNTLLSEKMKEPLEFFKRLNQVPPGKAIGMAGGMNGINTIYSEMPNEKISIVVMANMDEPVAEKIASGIKQLITCQTPDPVAIPVKLAVYNEYKSNGFQSLKDNFESLTSNFNHQEPKDAILNMLGYDLLLSGHLKEALELFKLNTELFPNIANCWDSYGEALLKGGNEKAALAAYEKALSINPNIHSSQKAVKMLTK encoded by the coding sequence ATGAAACACATTATGTTTTTTATTTTTATTGTGGTATTCTTGAATGCTGCATGTTTGGGTCAAAATGGAAAAAGCATGGGGTCCATAATAAAAGTAGATACTTCCAAAATATCCTCTAAAATGGATAGCTATATTAAGGGGTATACTGATCTTGACCTATTTTCCGGAGTCGTTATCATTGCATATGATGGAAAGCCAATTTACCATAAGCCATTTGGCCTGGCTGACCGGGAAAGGAACATTCGCGTAACACCTAACACAAAATTTCTAATTGGAAGTATGAACAAAACATTTACTCAGGTAGTCATACTGCAATTGGTCAGTGAGGGCAGACTTAGATTGAGTGATAAGCTAGTGGATCATATTGCAGGATTTCAACAACCTGATGCTATGAAAATTACTGTTGAGCATTTGTTGAATCATCGATCAGGTTTTGGAGATTATTTTGGTCCCGAGTATTTTAATCTTCCTTATGATAAGAAAAATATTCAAGGTATAATGGAACTACTTAAAGATCGAACCCTTGATTTTACACCTGGTGCCGGGGAACAGTATTCGAATGCAGGATACATATTGCTTGGGGCTATTATAGAAAAGGTGACAGGCCAATCCTATTCAAAGAATGTAAATGATAGGATACTTCGTAAGCTCAATTTGAAGGATATTTATACAGAGCATATTGATGCAATTCCTGATAAATCTATTGGCTATCTGAAAACCATAAATGGCGTTGAAGACAATATGGAGTTTATTACGGAACCAAGGAGTGATGGTGGTTTTTGGGCAACTGCCTCTAATATTTTGATTTTTTACAGAAATTTTTTTTATGGGAATACTTTATTGAGTGAAAAAATGAAGGAGCCATTGGAATTTTTTAAACGACTCAATCAGGTTCCGCCTGGTAAAGCTATAGGTATGGCAGGAGGAATGAACGGGATTAATACGATATATAGCGAAATGCCGAATGAAAAAATCAGCATTGTTGTAATGGCGAATATGGATGAACCTGTTGCTGAAAAAATAGCCAGCGGAATCAAACAATTAATCACATGTCAAACGCCTGATCCGGTTGCAATACCTGTGAAACTAGCTGTGTACAATGAATATAAATCAAATGGTTTCCAGTCACTAAAAGATAATTTTGAATCGCTAACATCCAATTTCAATCATCAGGAACCTAAAGATGCAATTTTGAATATGCTTGGATATGATTTACTCCTAAGTGGTCATTTAAAAGAGGCACTTGAACTGTTTAAACTAAATACTGAACTATTTCCTAATATAGCTAACTGTTGGGACAGCTATGGAGAGGCATTACTCAAGGGTGGAAATGAAAAAGCAGCTTTAGCTGCTTATGAGAAGGCGTTGAGTATCAATCCAAATATCCATTCTTCACAGAAGGCAGTCAAAATGTTGACGAAATGA